In Pelosinus sp. IPA-1, a single window of DNA contains:
- a CDS encoding sodium ion-translocating decarboxylase subunit beta: MESLLLQYPWLDELLMGFIGLTWKHVVMWGISALLIYLAVKRDYEPALLLPIGFGALLANIPHSSAISQVVGEEGFLWVLYKGGIANELFPVLIFVAIGAMCDFTPLIRRPIVMLFAAAAQVGIFATAIFATLMGFSFEHAASIGIIGAADGPTTIYVASRFAQELLGPLSVAAYSYMSLVPVIQPPVIKALTTEAERKIKMGYSDEDPVSQTTKFLFPVMITLIAGIVAPISVALIGSLMFGNIIKVSGVVDNLSNAAQNELANLVTLLLGITIGGTMSGDNFLTVQVAMIMGLGAVAFVFDTAGGVLFAKLLNLFSKEKINPMIGACGISAFPMSGRVIAKMALKEDPTNFIIQHAIGVNVAGQVASVVAGGLVLALIPALTK, translated from the coding sequence ATGGAGTCTTTATTATTACAGTATCCTTGGTTAGATGAACTGCTTATGGGATTTATTGGCTTGACATGGAAGCATGTGGTTATGTGGGGCATTAGTGCTTTGCTTATTTATCTTGCTGTAAAGCGCGACTATGAACCTGCCTTACTTTTACCGATTGGCTTTGGTGCTCTATTGGCCAATATTCCACATTCGTCAGCTATTTCACAGGTGGTGGGAGAAGAAGGATTTCTATGGGTCTTATACAAGGGGGGCATTGCCAATGAATTGTTCCCTGTACTGATATTTGTCGCTATTGGTGCCATGTGTGATTTTACACCGCTAATTAGACGACCTATCGTAATGCTGTTTGCTGCTGCAGCTCAAGTAGGAATTTTTGCTACAGCTATTTTTGCAACTTTAATGGGATTTTCTTTTGAGCATGCAGCTTCGATCGGTATTATAGGTGCTGCTGATGGTCCTACAACAATTTATGTTGCTAGCCGTTTTGCTCAAGAATTGCTAGGGCCATTATCAGTTGCAGCCTATTCTTATATGTCATTAGTTCCCGTTATTCAGCCGCCTGTTATCAAGGCTTTAACAACGGAAGCGGAACGCAAGATTAAAATGGGCTATTCGGATGAAGATCCGGTTTCGCAAACGACTAAGTTTTTATTCCCTGTTATGATTACGCTCATTGCAGGTATCGTAGCTCCTATATCCGTTGCACTAATTGGTAGTTTGATGTTTGGGAATATTATTAAGGTTTCAGGCGTGGTCGACAATCTTTCCAATGCCGCGCAAAATGAGCTAGCAAATTTGGTAACCTTACTCTTAGGTATTACTATCGGGGGTACTATGTCCGGTGACAACTTCTTAACTGTACAGGTAGCAATGATTATGGGGCTTGGTGCAGTTGCCTTCGTCTTCGATACTGCAGGTGGAGTATTATTTGCAAAATTATTAAACCTATTTAGCAAAGAGAAAATTAACCCTATGATTGGTGCGTGTGGTATTTCCGCTTTCCCAATGTCAGGTCGGGTTATTGCTAAAATGGCATTAAAAGAAGATCCAACCAACTTTATCATCCAGCATGCAATTGGGGTTAATGTGGCTGGGCAGGTAGCATCAGTTGTAGCTGGTGGCTTAGTACTAGCACTAATACCTGCGTTAACCAAATAA
- a CDS encoding biotin/lipoyl-containing protein: MNKMDLTISINGVSYLVEVEKTGGTGATAFSAAAATTTAAATPAVTAAPAPTPAAPKAAPVQVAAAAGDTTIPAPMPGKVSKVNVKVGDKVKKGDVLIILEAMKMQNEIASPVAGTVKSVNTNNDDNVKPGQVLIIIGN, encoded by the coding sequence ATGAATAAAATGGATCTTACAATTAGTATCAACGGAGTTTCTTATTTGGTGGAAGTTGAAAAAACAGGTGGAACCGGAGCTACAGCTTTTTCTGCAGCAGCCGCTACTACTACGGCAGCAGCTACCCCTGCAGTAACCGCTGCTCCTGCTCCTACTCCTGCTGCTCCTAAAGCAGCGCCTGTACAGGTTGCTGCCGCTGCTGGTGATACAACCATTCCAGCTCCAATGCCTGGTAAAGTAAGTAAAGTAAATGTTAAAGTCGGAGATAAAGTTAAAAAGGGCGATGTACTTATAATTCTTGAAGCCATGAAGATGCAGAATGAAATTGCTTCACCAGTAGCTGGTACTGTAAAGTCAGTGAATACAAACAATGATGATAATGTTAAACCTGGACAAGTCTTAATAATTATAGGTAACTAG
- a CDS encoding carboxyl transferase domain-containing protein, whose protein sequence is MSTTLEKIQEMQKYSDKIMAGGGAKRIEKQHAAGKMTARERIEKLLDSNTFVELDRFVTHRCTNFGMEKQEAPGEGVVTGYGTIEGRLVYVFAQDFTVVGGSLGEMHAAKIVKVQRLAVKMGAPIIGINDSGGARIQEAVDALSGYGKIFYENTLASGVIPQISVIMGPCAGGAVYSPALTDFIFMVKNTSQMFITGPQVIKSVTGEEVTAEELGGAMAHNSISGVSHFAAENEEDCLNQIRNLLSFLPANNLDNVPLIQTTDDSNRMEDSLVSVIPDNPNQPYDMKDVIQSIVDNGQFCEVHEHYAQNIITCFARFEGKTVGIIANQPKVMAGCLDVNSSDKSARFIRFCDAFNIPLVNLVDVPGFLPGTDQEFNGIIRHGAKMLYAYSEATVPKITVILRKAYGGSYLAMCSQDLGADQVLAWPSAEIAVMGPAGAANIIFRGDAEVAAKTEKYIEEFATPYKAAERGFVDIIIEPQQTRPYIITSLSMLESKRETRPAKKHGNIPL, encoded by the coding sequence TTGTCTACAACACTTGAGAAAATCCAAGAAATGCAAAAGTACAGTGACAAAATCATGGCAGGTGGCGGTGCTAAACGTATTGAAAAACAACATGCCGCAGGTAAGATGACTGCTCGTGAGCGTATTGAAAAGTTATTAGATTCAAATACATTTGTGGAGCTTGACCGATTTGTAACTCACCGTTGTACTAACTTCGGTATGGAGAAGCAAGAAGCTCCGGGCGAAGGTGTGGTAACAGGCTATGGTACGATTGAAGGTCGCTTAGTGTATGTATTTGCACAAGATTTTACTGTAGTCGGTGGTTCCTTGGGGGAAATGCATGCTGCTAAAATAGTCAAAGTACAGAGACTTGCTGTAAAAATGGGTGCTCCTATTATCGGCATTAATGACTCTGGCGGTGCACGCATTCAAGAGGCAGTAGATGCGCTTTCAGGATATGGAAAAATCTTCTATGAGAATACCTTAGCATCTGGAGTCATCCCTCAGATTTCAGTTATTATGGGACCGTGTGCTGGCGGTGCGGTTTATTCTCCTGCGCTGACGGATTTCATTTTCATGGTAAAAAATACGTCACAGATGTTTATTACTGGACCACAAGTAATTAAGTCGGTAACAGGTGAAGAGGTTACAGCTGAGGAACTTGGCGGGGCTATGGCTCATAACAGTATTTCTGGGGTATCACATTTTGCTGCAGAAAATGAAGAGGACTGCCTTAATCAGATTAGAAATCTCCTAAGCTTTTTACCTGCTAATAATCTTGATAATGTTCCTCTAATACAAACGACCGATGATTCCAACCGTATGGAAGACAGTTTGGTCTCAGTTATTCCAGATAATCCAAACCAACCTTATGATATGAAAGATGTGATACAATCCATTGTTGATAATGGGCAATTTTGTGAAGTTCATGAACATTATGCACAGAATATTATCACATGCTTTGCGCGTTTTGAAGGTAAGACAGTTGGGATTATTGCTAACCAGCCGAAAGTAATGGCAGGTTGTCTTGATGTCAACTCATCGGATAAGTCTGCTAGATTTATTCGGTTCTGCGATGCTTTTAATATTCCTCTTGTAAACTTAGTGGATGTCCCCGGTTTCCTTCCTGGTACAGACCAAGAATTTAATGGGATTATAAGACATGGTGCAAAAATGCTTTACGCCTATTCAGAGGCAACTGTACCCAAAATTACAGTGATCTTACGTAAAGCCTATGGCGGTTCATATTTAGCAATGTGTTCTCAGGATCTGGGTGCCGATCAAGTATTGGCGTGGCCTAGTGCCGAAATTGCAGTAATGGGTCCTGCTGGTGCAGCAAACATTATTTTCCGAGGTGATGCTGAGGTTGCAGCAAAAACGGAAAAATATATAGAAGAGTTTGCCACCCCTTATAAAGCAGCTGAACGTGGTTTTGTTGACATTATTATTGAACCTCAACAAACCAGACCCTATATTATTACATCTTTAAGTATGCTTGAATCAAAACGTGAAACGCGCCCAGCTAAAAAACATGGGAACATACCCTTGTAA